GAAACCTAGAGGGATAAGACCGTCAAGTACTGTAAAAAACGAAGGAACATTAAGACGTTTGTGCTGGTTGATGAGATCGCTTTGGCAGATAATGCCAATTAAAGTTCCATCAGCCTCTACTACAGGTAGTCCGTTGTAGCGTTTATCAAGCATAATGCGCGCTGCTGTTACAACGTCATCTTCCGGGGCAATTGTCTGTGGATTCTGTGTCATCAGGTCGTAGGCTGTGAGCATAAGCATTTCCTTACGGCTTTTGGCAAAGCATGAGCGATTTCTTGCGGTAGATTCCCTCTTTGCGGGAATTCATTTTCAAGAAATTCTCCAGCTAGCCCATGTTGATAGACGCCAAGACAGGCAGCTTCCCGTGCCGGAACTCCTTGAGCAAGGTGGGTTCCCAAAATTCCGG
This sequence is a window from Halodesulfovibrio aestuarii DSM 17919 = ATCC 29578. Protein-coding genes within it:
- a CDS encoding CBS domain-containing protein; its protein translation is MLTAYDLMTQNPQTIAPEDDVVTAARIMLDKRYNGLPVVEADGTLIGIICQSDLINQHKRLNVPSFFTVLDGLIPLGFSSNTDAEIRKISASTVAEAMTPAPASVTEETPIDEIATLMVDNKYHSLPVVKNGKLVGIVGKEDILRTLLPKEEPKE